In Deinococcus maricopensis DSM 21211, the sequence CTGCTCGTAATTCCGGCGGATCACGGCCAGGCCGCGGTCCAGCGCTTCTCGCTGCGTCTCCACGAGCGTCACGGGCACGCCCGCGTTCGCGAAGTTCATCGCGATGCCGCCCCCCATGGTGCCCGCGCCGATCACCGCCACGGACCGCACGTCACGCGTGGGGGTGCCCTTCGGGAGGCCGTTGATCTTCGCCGCTTCGCGCTCCGCGAAGAACGCGTGCCGCAACCCGCGTGACTGCGGCGTCTGCAACGCGCGCATGAACGCGTCCGCTTCCAGGCGCAGGCCCTCCTCGAACGGCACGCGCGTGCTCGCCTCCACGAGGTCCACGATCAGGAACGGGGACGCCAGCCCGCGCGCGCGCTGCTGCAGGGCCGCACGGACCGCCGCGAAATCCACGGTGGCCGCGTTCACCGGGCGTTCGCTCACGCGCGGCAGGGGCCACGCCGCGGCCACGCGCTCCGCGAACGCCTGCGCGCCGGTCAACAGGTCCCCCGTGATGACCTCGTCCACGAGGCCCATCGCGTGCGCCTGCGCGCCGCTCACGCTGTCCCCCGTCGTCATCAGTGACAGGGCGGCCTCCACGCCGATCAGCCGCGGGAGGCGCTGCGTTCCGCCCGCGCCCGGCAGCAGCCCCAGCTTCACTTCCGGCAGGCCGAGCTGCGCGTCCGGCACCGCCACCCGGTACGTGCAGGCGAGCGCGACCTCCAGCCCGCCACCCAGGGCCGTTCCGTGAATGGCGGCGATGACCGGCTTCTCGCTCGCGTCCAGGGCGGCCATCAGGCCGCGGACATCCGGCGCGTCCCCTTCCGCCCCGCTGAACGTCCTGACGTCCGCACCCGCGATGAAGGTCCGCCCACCGCCGACAATCACGACCGCCTGCACCTGCTCGTTGGCGTGCGCCGCGTCCAGGCCTGCCATGAGCCCTTCCGGCACGCCCGGTGAGAGGACGTTGACGGGGGGGTTGTTCACGGTGAGGACGAGCGTTCGGCCCACGATCTGCTGTTCGATGCTCATAAGCTCCTTTTGCCCGGGCGGGGTGGCCCTCCCCTCCGGCGGCCGCCCAGGCTGAACCCACGCAGCGTAAGTCCGCGCGGGCCGCTGGAAGCGTGGGCAGTTTACTTTCACGACACACGTCCGCCCGGTGTCGCGTGGCACGCTATGGTGCGTCGCGGTATGGCTGACTTTCCCCTGTCGGCGCGGCCCCAGGACGCCCGGTCCCGCCGGACGCGCCTCGCGTTGCGGCGGGCCCTCGTGGAACTCGTCCGCGAGCATGGGTACGCGAATGTGAGCGTGCAGGCCCTCACGGCCCGCGCGGGCGTGCACCGTACGACCTTCTACCGCCACCACCAGGACAAGTACGACGTCGTTCAGGACGTCCTGAACGACCTGAGTGCCGCGCTGGAGGCGGCGCATGCGCGCCTGCGCGGGCCGGTGCGATCACGTGCGTGGCTGGACCCTGCCGTAGACCCGCCGGAACTGACGCTGGTGTTCCTGGCACACGTGGAGGAGAACGCCGACTTCTACCGCCTGATGCTGGGCGCGAACGGTATGCCGGCGTTCTTCCTGGAGCTGCATCAGCGGCTGGAGGACTTCCTGGAGCGGCTGCTCCCTCAGCACCTGCTGACCAGCACGCCGGCGCTCGTGCCGCCCACGTTGTGCGCGCCGGTCCTGGCGAGCATGGGCCTCTCGATCGTGCTGTGGTGGCTGCGGTCCGGGTTGCAGCCGGACCGCGTGCAGGTGGCCCGCTGGCTGGTACGCCTGGAAGTCGTGGGCCTGTTTGGTGGCGCCCTGCCGGACGCTCCGCCCGCCGGGCCGGAGCGCTCGACCTGAAAGCCACGCTCACCGAGGAGTGAGCATGACCATGCGCAGGGGAGGTATGGCCAGAGCGGTGCTGTGGACCTCGTCGGTGCTTCATGCCGTGAACCACGTTTCACGGCATGAAACGCAGGACAGCGTCCGGGCGGTCGGTAGCGCGATTGGACAGGCGCTGGGGCATCCACACGCCGTGCGGT encodes:
- a CDS encoding TetR/AcrR family transcriptional regulator — protein: MADFPLSARPQDARSRRTRLALRRALVELVREHGYANVSVQALTARAGVHRTTFYRHHQDKYDVVQDVLNDLSAALEAAHARLRGPVRSRAWLDPAVDPPELTLVFLAHVEENADFYRLMLGANGMPAFFLELHQRLEDFLERLLPQHLLTSTPALVPPTLCAPVLASMGLSIVLWWLRSGLQPDRVQVARWLVRLEVVGLFGGALPDAPPAGPERST